The Quercus robur chromosome 7, dhQueRobu3.1, whole genome shotgun sequence genome has a segment encoding these proteins:
- the LOC126692836 gene encoding serine/threonine-protein phosphatase PP2A-4 catalytic subunit, translated as MGVNSLPSESSNDLDEQIAQLMECKPLSEQQVRALCEKAKEILMEESNVQPVKSPVTICGDIHGQFHDLAELFRIGGKCPDTNYLFMGDYVDRGYYSVETVTLLVALKVRYSQRITILRGNHESRQITQVYGFYDECLRKYGNANVWKIFTDLFDYFPLTALVESEIFCLHGGLSPSIETLDNVRNFDRVQEVPHEGPMCDLLWSDPDDRCGWGISPRGAGYTFGQDISEQFNHTNNLKLIARAHQLVMDGFNWAHEQKVVTIFSAPNYCYRCGNMASILEVDDCRSHTFIQFEPAPRRGEPDVTRRTPDYFL; from the exons ATGGGCGTCAATTCGTTGCCATCGGAATCGAGCAACGATCTCGACGAGCAGATCGCTCAGCTCATGGAGTGCAAGCCACTCTCAGAGCAACAG GTTAGAGCTTTGTGTGAGAAGGCTAAGGAGATACTAATGGAAGAAAGCAATGTCCAG CCTGTGAAAAGCCCTGTTACAATTTGTGGCGATATTCATGGGCAGTTTCATGATCTTGCTGAACTTTTTCGAATTGGAGGGAAG TGTCCAGATACAAACTACCTCTTTATGGGAGATTATGTGGACCGTGGGTATTATTCTGTTGAAACTGTGACG CTCTTGGTGGCCCTGAAAGTGCGTTATTCTCAGCGGATTACTATTCTTAGAGGAAACCATGAAAGTCGTCAG ATTACTCAGGTTTATGGATTTTATGATGAATGTTTGCGAAA GTATGGCAATGCTAATGTGTGGAAGATCTTTACAGACCTTTTTGACTATTTCCCATTGACTGCCTTG GTTGAGTCAGAAATTTTTTGTCTGCATGGTGGGCTGTCACCTTCAATTGAAACCCTCGACAACGTAAGGAATTTTGATCGTGTTCAAGAGGTTCCTCATGAAGGACCCATGTGTGATTTGTTATGGTCTGACCCAGATGACCGGTGTGGTTGGGGTATTTCACCTCGTGGTGCTGGGTATACTTTTGGACag GATATATCTGAACAATTCAACCATACAAACAACCTAAAGTTGATTGCTAGAGCTCATCAACTGGTTATGGATGGATTTAACTGGGCCCAT GAACAAAAGGTGGTTACTATATTTAGTGCACCCAATTATTGTTATCGCTGTGGGAACATGGCTTCTATATTGGAAGTTGATGACTGCAGAAGCCACACGTTCattcag TTTGAGCCAGCTCCTAGGAGAGGAGAACCAGATGTTACCCGCAGAACACCTGATTATTTCCTATAA